The Pseudopipra pipra isolate bDixPip1 chromosome 10, bDixPip1.hap1, whole genome shotgun sequence genome includes the window ccagcagtgggaTAGGAGTGGTGGCTTCCTTGTAAGGAACTGGGGTGCAGGCTGCAGAGAAAGGGGTGATACGAGGTGGGTTGTCGGGGAGATGAATGAAGGTGAGCATTCCCAGGGCTTGGTAAGCAGAAGCTCCGAGTAGGGAGACAGATGGCCTGGGAGATGGGGGGCAGAGATGGAAGGGGGTGTGCCCCCCTAATTGTGGGTCAGAACTGGAAGAGTGGGGGCACCCAGAGAGTATTAACtaggggagggagcaggaaggaaagggaacCCAGATCTCCCATCACTGCTGGGGACACTCTGCAAagcagtggtgcagggggagctggggggcaggACCCCTCCACCATAATCTGAAGAACTCTGTGAACTGGTGGGGGACGCAGTGACCGAAGGGACCTGAAAGGAAAGGACCTGCCAGCTTTCAGGCCCCTTCAGATCAATGGCAGAGGACAGGGTGACAGGACAACGGGATagtgacagcagcacagctgggggtGCAGCACCACCGGCCCTTTTGAGGGGACATGCAGTGACCGGGGCGCTGCCGGGAGAGGGCAGGAAGACACCGCTAtggtgtgggtcagggggatGCTCTGACACCAGGGAAGGGAGCATAGATTTAGGGAGGAAAGAAGATGCCTTGGGCACAGCCGCGGGGTGATGGGCTGCGCTGCCGGGCACCGACCCCAGTCCTGGGTTTGCGTCGgcgggggggggtggtggtgacACACGGACCCCGCTGCGCGTCCTTAACGGGGGGTTCCCAACACCGGCGGGGTCGCTGGGGGCGGTGGCGCTCTgaccctctcccctctccacaGGCGTCCCGCGGgtcggcggcggcagcagcagcggcggcggcgggtccGCCCGAGACGGCGGAGCGGGAGAAGGAGCGGGAGAAggagcggagcggcggcggcgggtcGGGCCCGCGGGAGGCGCGGGAGGCGCGGGCCGAGGCGCGGCCGCGGGCGGGCTGGGCGCGGCTGCTGCAGGACCCGCCGGGCCGCCGCCACAAGGGCCTCCACAAGAAGGGCCTGGGCAAGGGCTGCTTCGGGCTCAAGCTGGATCGCATCGGCGCCATGAGCGGCCTCGGATGCTGAGGGACCCCTGGCGGTGAGTGCGCGGCCGGGCCGGGATGGGGCCGGGATGGGGCCGGGATGGGGCCGGGATGGGGCCGGGGGGCTGCGCTCCGGCACCGCGGGAGATGGGCGGGATGCGGTGGATGCGCGGGATGCGCTGCCCCGCGAACGCGAGATGCCAGCGGGCGGGACTGCAGGGGGTCATCCCGCTGAGCTTCGCAACACCCGGCGTTGTTGGCGGGTAAAAGAGACCCCAAGTTGGCCTTAATTGCGTTGCCACTCTTCCATcacccctcctgctgccttgcAGAAGGATCAGACCCCAGCTGCTTCCGCAGCAGCTCAAGCTGGATTCCCCCTAGTTTGAGCTAGACCCGTAGGCTCCGGGGAGGATGCAGGAGGAGCTCCAGTGCAGCCACATGTTCCCCGTTCCTCCCTATGCTTGACACACACGTTGGACCTGTGGGTAGGTGTTAGGAGGGCAGGGTACCCCGTGCGCCTGCAATGGGAGGGTTAGTGAGCCTCCTGTCTCAGCCACGCACCAATGCTTTTAATGTGAGGAAAAACAATACACAAGTTCTCCAGGTGTCTTCTAGTTCTGCTGACTGCCAAGAGTTGCACTTCCCAACTCTGGCTTTGTATCTGAGCAAGTTATGGGAAGCTTGGAGAAGTTCTTCCCACAGCACTCCACAGCCACTGCATAGGGATAGAGGGGTGAAGGAAATACCACTTCCCCACAGTGACTGGTTTGGGAGAAATCTGGCAGTGCCTcccctgccagctctccctgaagGTGCTGGGGACCATGAAGCTCTGGCCTGGCCCTGCCCACAGGTCACACGCAGATGAACTCACAGCAGGGGAAGCACTTGCCTGCTGCAGCCCagaccatttcctcttcttcccatGGCACAGCACTGCCCCACTCACAAGGACCTGCCCTGGCCCTTTAGTAACACAactgggcacagaggggaccAGATCCAGCATCCTGCTGGtctgcagagcagtgggaagAGCATGGCCCAAAGGTGCCCGCAGGATGCCAGTGCTGGTCCATGGCCTGTCCTGGAGGGATGTgggctgctccccagcctgtcctggaGGGATGagtgctgcttccctgctccctcatgTAGAGGCTCCTTGGTCTTCCCAAGGAATCACCCAGCTCAGGGCTCTAAGaagcacacatacacacaccatGAAGCCAGCTCATATGCATCTGCCCTTGCTAaatcattaggaaaaaaaagatttccaatagatgcaggggcaggaggagcagcagcttccctcagcctctcccctaAATACCAAGCAGCCAGAGAGTGAAGGGTGAGCTTCTTCCTTGCTTTAGCACAAGCAAAAAAGCTCAGGGAGGGCTTCTGCTGACTTCAGCATCCCCCAGCCCAAGGCCAGGGTTACTCTGACAGAGGTTTTAGCTTGGGACAGGTAAGGGTTGTTGTATGGCAACTACTAACAGgcactttcttttccttcctcacaGGGCTTTGAATCCATAGTCCACTTTCTCCTACCACGCACGGCCAGGCACGGCCATCCCCCAGGCAACACTTAGAAGAGCAGTGATCCCCCTGGAATGGACAAAAGACGtggctgtgtttttctttttggtacGAGGAGTCATGGCACcaactgttttggttttgttacttttttaaCAAGTGCTCTCTAtcttatatatattatatatacaaaCACTCACCGAGACAAGGGACAGTGCTTTTCCAAGAGACTGATGAAGCCAGCTGTATAACATTGCTGTTTGTAAATTCATGTCATGcataaatgtatttatgttGTAAAGCTATTTATATATTGTTTATAAAgagatatttataaaaaaattatttatgtaaCTAAATGAAAAGTTGAGCattgtaacattttttttgtcctaagtagttgaaaaactttaaaaaaaaatcattcc containing:
- the NPPC gene encoding C-type natriuretic peptide isoform X2, producing MGCAAGHRPQSWASRGSAAAAAAAAAGPPETAEREKEREKERSGGGGSGPREAREARAEARPRAGWARLLQDPPGRRHKGLHKKGLGKGCFGLKLDRIGAMSGLGC
- the NPPC gene encoding C-type natriuretic peptide isoform X1, which encodes MQISSLLAGGLLLALLSVRLEAKPASQLPQKASRGSAAAAAAAAAGPPETAEREKEREKERSGGGGSGPREAREARAEARPRAGWARLLQDPPGRRHKGLHKKGLGKGCFGLKLDRIGAMSGLGC